One region of Niallia sp. Man26 genomic DNA includes:
- a CDS encoding PspA/IM30 family protein, translating into MAKLLERIKNAVMADINEVLDKKENKNPLALLNQYLKECEKETEKVKGLVKRQYVLKEAFTKELKEAEELAAKRKNQAEIASKAGEEELFAFAQTEQHHYEERIVRLMESLKITDQQTSELEAKYALMKHKLKDMNIRRLELMGKENMTRASYTIDKVTNEQGKEGQPTRFDELETYIEGLDKKITNNYYQHTIDEKIAILEKKLEEKKDETFTS; encoded by the coding sequence ATGGCAAAACTATTAGAAAGAATCAAAAATGCAGTAATGGCAGATATCAATGAAGTGCTGGATAAAAAAGAGAACAAGAACCCTCTTGCTCTGCTCAATCAATATTTAAAAGAATGTGAAAAAGAGACAGAAAAGGTAAAAGGGCTTGTAAAGCGCCAATATGTATTGAAAGAAGCGTTCACAAAGGAGCTTAAAGAGGCTGAGGAGCTAGCAGCAAAACGTAAAAATCAAGCAGAAATCGCATCAAAAGCAGGGGAAGAAGAGCTGTTTGCCTTTGCTCAAACAGAGCAGCATCATTATGAAGAAAGAATTGTCCGCTTGATGGAATCACTGAAAATCACAGACCAGCAGACAAGTGAGCTTGAGGCAAAATACGCCTTGATGAAGCATAAGCTAAAGGATATGAATATCCGCCGCCTTGAACTGATGGGCAAGGAAAACATGACAAGAGCTTCCTATACAATTGATAAAGTTACAAATGAACAAGGAAAAGAAGGTCAACCAACAAGATTCGATGAACTGGAAACATATATTGAAGGCTTAGATAAGAAGATTACGAACAATTATTACCAGCATACAATTGATGAAAAAATCGCAATCCTAGAAAAAAAGCTAGAGGAAAAGAAAGATGAAACTTTCACATCTTGA
- a CDS encoding acylphosphatase, whose translation MIQYHLAITGKVQGVGFRYFVQMKAIEYNVNGWVRNKDNGSVEAVISGPKETLASFIDDIKKGNRFAAVHHVDITEQEPEHFRSFSIRY comes from the coding sequence ATGATTCAATATCATCTTGCCATCACTGGAAAGGTTCAAGGAGTCGGCTTTCGCTATTTTGTACAAATGAAAGCAATCGAATATAATGTAAACGGCTGGGTCAGAAACAAAGACAACGGTTCTGTTGAAGCAGTTATCTCAGGACCAAAGGAGACACTAGCCTCTTTTATAGACGACATAAAAAAGGGAAACCGCTTTGCGGCTGTCCATCATGTCGATATTACGGAGCAAGAGCCTGAGCACTTCCGCTCATTCAGCATCCGTTACTAG
- a CDS encoding RNA polymerase sigma factor, giving the protein MMKPLNNKYSGDCKETCYEEIIKEHGNAIYAYIFSLVKHKELAEDIYQEVLISSYLSFSSFEDYSKAKSWLYKIAINKCRDYWRKEKTSKKFWEETVYTYVRDTSVSLPPEDTIMNKCAHEEMIDTLEELPPMYKEPLLLFYYHNNTLLEISDKTKTPLSTVKTRMKRAKEQLRPKVNKLVSI; this is encoded by the coding sequence ATGATGAAACCCCTAAACAATAAATATTCAGGTGATTGTAAAGAAACCTGTTATGAAGAAATAATTAAAGAACATGGAAATGCTATATATGCCTATATTTTTTCATTGGTCAAACATAAAGAACTAGCTGAAGACATTTACCAGGAAGTACTCATATCCTCTTATCTGTCGTTTTCTTCCTTCGAAGATTACAGCAAAGCAAAAAGCTGGCTGTACAAAATAGCAATAAATAAATGCCGTGATTATTGGAGAAAAGAAAAGACATCGAAGAAGTTCTGGGAGGAGACCGTATATACATACGTAAGGGATACTTCTGTTTCCCTGCCGCCAGAGGATACAATTATGAATAAATGTGCACATGAGGAAATGATTGATACATTAGAAGAGCTGCCGCCAATGTATAAGGAGCCACTTCTATTATTCTATTATCATAACAATACACTGCTTGAAATTAGCGACAAAACAAAAACGCCCCTTTCAACTGTGAAAACACGAATGAAAAGGGCAAAAGAACAGCTTCGTCCTAAAGTAAATAAACTGGTTTCCATTTAG
- a CDS encoding PLP-dependent aminotransferase family protein, with the protein MVIKSEHTALYKQVYEYMLTRIQTGEWEKDRRLPSVRSLAELLGVHRLTILKAYQLLKEEGHVYAKDKTGYYCKNSNLLSGPGEQPAIYSYIQNSILSDIHREQTFFKFSAAVIDPTLLPNRYLSQHAKEIFDKYPHLLGTYAPVKGDEELIAGLSAYFQKYDRLYIHEDSIIITSGAQQGIDIIAKVFVQAHDHVLIESPTYSGAADIFVNRGAKLIPVPITSAGFCLEEVELLMKKHKPKLFYTNPTFHNPTGYTVPTEQRKQLAELAEKYQCIILEDDSFHEIYFHEPPPPPIFSYDTGGYVIYLRSFCKYMAPGLRICAMVAHPSLTKWLIKGKALADNGTPLLNQKAFLFYLTSDRVRTHMEKLRIALQIRKETMEEELKGYFKWDSPGGGLNLWVRLHDAIDKTALKDKALESSVSYVPGYICDPLERDIPYIRLSYSYLNEQEIKNGMELLTNIYDSLTNGMDDKPNRRL; encoded by the coding sequence ATGGTTATAAAATCGGAACATACTGCACTATACAAGCAAGTTTATGAATATATGCTGACCCGTATTCAAACAGGAGAGTGGGAAAAAGACAGACGGCTTCCCTCGGTAAGAAGTCTTGCAGAGCTGTTGGGGGTTCACCGTTTGACCATCTTAAAAGCGTATCAGCTTTTAAAGGAGGAAGGTCATGTTTATGCAAAGGACAAAACAGGCTATTATTGTAAAAATAGTAATCTTTTAAGCGGGCCAGGAGAACAGCCTGCCATCTACTCTTATATACAGAACAGCATCTTGTCAGATATTCATCGTGAGCAAACCTTTTTTAAATTTTCTGCTGCTGTCATTGACCCGACTTTATTGCCAAACAGATACCTATCTCAGCATGCAAAGGAGATATTCGATAAATATCCTCATTTGCTAGGCACATATGCACCCGTAAAGGGAGATGAAGAACTGATTGCAGGTTTGTCAGCTTATTTTCAAAAGTATGACCGATTGTACATACATGAGGATTCAATTATTATCACATCCGGAGCACAGCAGGGCATTGATATTATTGCCAAGGTATTCGTTCAGGCACATGATCATGTGCTGATTGAAAGCCCAACATACAGTGGAGCAGCAGATATATTTGTAAACAGAGGCGCAAAACTAATTCCTGTTCCGATAACCTCAGCAGGTTTTTGTCTTGAGGAAGTAGAATTACTTATGAAGAAGCACAAGCCAAAGCTTTTCTATACAAATCCAACTTTTCATAATCCGACAGGCTATACGGTTCCGACTGAGCAAAGAAAGCAGCTGGCAGAGCTTGCCGAAAAATATCAATGTATTATTTTAGAAGATGATTCTTTCCATGAAATCTATTTCCACGAACCGCCGCCGCCGCCGATTTTCTCTTATGATACAGGAGGATATGTCATCTATTTACGAAGCTTTTGCAAATACATGGCTCCAGGATTAAGAATATGTGCGATGGTTGCCCATCCGAGTTTAACGAAATGGCTCATTAAAGGAAAGGCGCTCGCAGATAACGGAACACCATTGCTTAACCAAAAGGCCTTTTTATTTTATCTTACTTCGGATAGAGTCCGTACACATATGGAAAAACTGAGGATAGCTTTGCAGATAAGAAAGGAGACAATGGAAGAGGAACTAAAGGGTTATTTCAAATGGGACAGTCCAGGCGGAGGTCTTAATTTATGGGTTCGCCTTCATGATGCCATTGATAAAACCGCGTTGAAAGACAAGGCGCTTGAAAGTTCTGTTTCCTATGTACCAGGTTATATTTGTGATCCTCTTGAAAGAGATATTCCATATATAAGGCTCAGCTACTCCTACTTAAATGAGCAGGAAATCAAGAATGGAATGGAGCTTCTAACGAATATTTATGATTCCTTGACTAACGGAATGGATGATAAACCGAACAGGAGGTTATAA
- a CDS encoding flagellar basal body rod protein: MKGEIDEMKKVGLVLIGATAAIILLSQLGPLVGLIISGALLYLVFKQFLKAGHTGAKIGWGALGIILLCITASNLPAILGLAAAYILFLVIKKWKKPSVTEKINTSDDPFQNFEKQWSELNKN; encoded by the coding sequence ATGAAAGGAGAGATTGATGAAATGAAAAAAGTAGGTTTAGTTCTTATCGGGGCGACAGCGGCAATTATCCTTCTGTCACAGTTAGGCCCTCTAGTTGGGCTGATTATAAGCGGAGCATTGCTGTACCTTGTGTTCAAGCAATTTTTAAAGGCAGGGCATACAGGAGCGAAGATAGGATGGGGAGCATTAGGCATCATATTACTCTGTATCACTGCAAGTAATCTTCCTGCAATACTTGGTTTAGCTGCAGCGTACATCCTGTTTTTAGTAATTAAAAAGTGGAAAAAGCCGAGTGTCACAGAAAAAATCAATACCTCTGATGATCCGTTCCAGAATTTTGAGAAGCAATGGTCTGAACTTAACAAAAACTAA
- a CDS encoding EamA family transporter — MMTIFLYSLMCFIFGTTFLAIKVGVDEGFPPFLSAGIRFMAAGAVLYVLLLARKKTTWKLLWRKELMLTGLSLTFITFACLYWAEQFISSGIAAVLSASAPIMIILIQTALLRVKITKASICGVLLGFLGVVCLFLPGLSIAWDIHWIIGCGIILIGQIGYAAGSIYSGKTVETFKVESPMALNAVQMIYGGLLLLLLSLFTGETAPAITMPGFLSIVYLTVAGSMIAHTIYYYLVAKTNAFLPSTWLYVSPLIALTIGRLFYKEVVHPVMLIGVMLILCSLVLVNLEKIMQIISIKKMASSK, encoded by the coding sequence ATGATGACCATTTTTTTATACAGTCTGATGTGTTTTATTTTCGGAACAACATTCTTAGCTATCAAGGTAGGTGTCGACGAAGGCTTTCCACCATTCCTGTCGGCTGGAATACGCTTTATGGCAGCAGGTGCCGTTCTTTACGTATTATTGCTTGCCCGAAAAAAGACGACATGGAAGCTCCTTTGGCGCAAAGAGCTTATGCTTACAGGATTATCTTTAACTTTCATTACCTTTGCCTGTCTATATTGGGCCGAACAATTTATTTCCTCAGGAATTGCAGCCGTCTTGTCTGCTTCAGCACCAATCATGATTATCCTAATTCAGACTGCCCTTTTGCGGGTTAAAATTACTAAAGCAAGTATCTGTGGTGTCCTATTAGGATTTCTCGGGGTAGTATGTCTCTTTCTGCCAGGATTGTCGATTGCTTGGGACATCCATTGGATTATCGGGTGTGGAATCATCCTTATTGGTCAAATTGGCTATGCAGCAGGCTCCATCTATTCTGGAAAGACCGTTGAAACCTTCAAAGTAGAAAGCCCAATGGCTTTAAATGCTGTACAAATGATATACGGAGGGCTGCTGTTGCTGCTTTTATCCTTATTCACTGGAGAAACAGCACCTGCTATAACAATGCCGGGTTTTTTATCTATTGTTTATTTAACTGTAGCAGGGTCCATGATTGCCCATACAATCTATTATTATCTTGTAGCAAAAACGAATGCGTTTCTACCTTCGACATGGCTGTACGTGTCGCCGCTAATCGCCTTAACTATCGGCCGCCTCTTCTATAAGGAAGTTGTTCATCCAGTCATGCTTATTGGGGTAATGCTGATTTTATGCAGCCTTGTTTTAGTAAACCTCGAGAAAATTATGCAAATAATTTCAATAAAAAAAATGGCATCCTCTAAATGA
- the liaF gene encoding cell wall-active antibiotics response protein LiaF, translating into MFERIKKDFAGWFVVVAGFLLLLEIFVLHPGLIFSFLISIGLMYYGKRGLKGKTGKLMFWAGLLVLLISVLNMFTVKFLLFSLLFYWFVQFIQNKNNKEVIKPIIKEKKEGDGEDIIIKKEPMFRNRLFHRNETPDHVYEWKDINIQTGASDTIIDLSYTVLPQGETVISIRNLVGNVKIYIPYDLEVSINHSVLLGSASIFDEVNEGNAFNLNVIRSSAAYDQAETRVKIITSFLVGNLEVKRI; encoded by the coding sequence TTGTTTGAAAGAATTAAGAAGGATTTTGCTGGCTGGTTTGTAGTTGTTGCCGGGTTCCTGCTTCTATTGGAAATTTTCGTTTTGCATCCAGGATTAATCTTTTCCTTTCTGATTTCCATCGGTCTGATGTATTACGGAAAACGGGGATTAAAGGGGAAAACAGGAAAGTTGATGTTTTGGGCTGGATTGCTCGTGCTGCTGATTAGTGTGCTCAATATGTTTACAGTGAAGTTCCTGTTATTCAGTCTCCTCTTTTATTGGTTTGTGCAGTTTATCCAGAACAAAAACAATAAAGAGGTAATCAAACCAATTATTAAGGAAAAGAAAGAAGGGGACGGAGAGGATATAATCATTAAAAAGGAGCCGATGTTTCGCAACAGGCTGTTCCATCGGAATGAAACTCCTGATCATGTTTATGAGTGGAAGGATATCAATATTCAAACAGGTGCAAGTGATACGATTATTGATTTGAGCTATACGGTACTGCCGCAAGGGGAAACAGTCATCTCCATCCGGAATCTTGTCGGCAATGTCAAAATATATATACCATATGATTTGGAGGTCAGCATCAACCACTCCGTCCTGTTAGGCTCTGCCTCTATCTTCGATGAAGTAAATGAAGGGAATGCCTTCAATCTGAATGTAATCAGAAGCAGCGCTGCCTATGACCAAGCGGAAACAAGAGTGAAGATCATCACCTCTTTTTTAGTCGGAAATTTAGAGGTGAAAAGAATATGA
- a CDS encoding polysaccharide biosynthesis protein, translated as MSSFYKGTFLLIVTAFFGECIEFLINMVMARELGEQGLGLFMTILPTIFLIVLLASFELPVSISKFIAEKDSVYHHSMLQQVIKWTIIFTIVLTVIAGFVIPFIPIFKDYHPILRWLVLLLLPIISFTSIARGFFMGKQQMGKIAASNFLRKIVQLGMLVFLFQCFSFDLETSVLIAFCTIVGSDLVVFLYLLHMFFVQYQRIRKGNNENMGGKAIWKDLLSVSIPTTGLRIFHALSHAVQPFLIKGALVSSGITAANATEQFGMLAGIALTIGFFPAFIAHSFMTMLIPTVSKAYADRDYLHLQNLLKQVMLITLGYGSVAVSIFYFYAEPLTMKFFHSSQAASIVQLLWPYFFLHYFTIPMQAFLIGLGLLKDAVFHSIWATVFSYTAIYYLGSLSHLQMGGIAIGMNLGAVILALLHYLTICKKIGFSIWLSPGKQVHQ; from the coding sequence ATGAGTTCATTTTATAAAGGTACGTTCCTACTGATTGTTACGGCGTTTTTTGGCGAATGCATTGAATTTTTAATCAATATGGTAATGGCAAGAGAACTGGGGGAACAAGGACTGGGGCTTTTTATGACTATCCTGCCGACGATTTTTCTTATTGTTCTGCTTGCAAGCTTTGAGCTGCCAGTCTCTATCTCTAAATTTATTGCAGAGAAAGACTCAGTCTATCATCACAGCATGCTTCAGCAGGTGATAAAATGGACAATCATCTTTACGATTGTACTGACTGTTATTGCTGGTTTTGTTATCCCATTTATTCCTATTTTCAAAGACTATCATCCAATATTAAGATGGCTTGTGCTGTTGCTGCTGCCGATAATCTCCTTTACTTCGATTGCAAGAGGATTTTTTATGGGGAAACAGCAGATGGGGAAGATTGCTGCATCTAATTTCTTGCGTAAAATTGTTCAGCTGGGAATGCTCGTCTTCTTGTTCCAATGCTTTTCTTTTGATTTGGAGACCTCTGTCCTAATCGCTTTTTGTACGATTGTAGGCAGTGACTTAGTTGTGTTTTTATATTTGCTTCATATGTTCTTTGTCCAATATCAGCGCATTAGAAAAGGAAACAATGAGAACATGGGCGGCAAGGCTATTTGGAAGGACCTATTAAGTGTATCTATTCCAACAACAGGTCTGCGGATTTTTCATGCATTGTCCCATGCTGTCCAGCCGTTTCTAATAAAAGGGGCATTAGTGTCATCTGGAATTACCGCTGCCAATGCAACAGAGCAGTTTGGGATGCTTGCAGGAATTGCGTTAACTATCGGTTTCTTTCCGGCATTCATTGCTCATTCCTTTATGACCATGCTGATTCCGACCGTTTCAAAGGCTTATGCAGACAGAGACTACTTGCATTTGCAGAATTTGCTTAAACAGGTGATGCTGATAACTCTTGGGTACGGATCCGTTGCTGTAAGCATCTTCTACTTCTATGCAGAACCGCTGACAATGAAATTCTTTCACTCATCACAAGCAGCTTCGATTGTACAGTTACTGTGGCCGTATTTCTTCCTCCATTATTTTACGATTCCAATGCAGGCATTCCTGATTGGGTTAGGCCTTTTAAAGGATGCCGTTTTCCACTCTATATGGGCTACAGTGTTTTCGTATACCGCCATCTATTATCTTGGCTCGTTAAGCCATTTGCAGATGGGAGGAATAGCAATCGGCATGAATTTAGGTGCAGTTATATTAGCCCTGCTCCATTATTTGACCATTTGCAAAAAAATCGGCTTTTCGATTTGGCTTTCACCAGGTAAACAAGTACATCAATAA
- the mscL gene encoding large conductance mechanosensitive channel protein MscL — translation MWKEFKAFAVKGNVIDLAIGVIIGGAFSKIVSSLVNDIIMPIVGVLLGGVNLTNLKITYGKATVLYGQFIQTILDFFIVAFSIFMVIKLLSKFKKKKEEMAEEKAPSIDAKEELLMEIRDLLKKDRVREEEN, via the coding sequence ATGTGGAAAGAATTTAAAGCCTTTGCGGTCAAAGGCAATGTGATTGACTTAGCAATCGGTGTTATCATCGGCGGAGCATTCAGCAAGATTGTCAGCTCTCTCGTAAATGACATTATTATGCCTATTGTCGGGGTCCTCCTCGGCGGTGTTAACTTAACAAATCTTAAAATAACATACGGTAAAGCAACTGTGCTTTACGGACAATTCATCCAGACAATTCTAGATTTCTTTATTGTGGCTTTCTCCATCTTTATGGTTATTAAGCTGCTTTCCAAGTTTAAAAAGAAGAAAGAAGAAATGGCTGAAGAAAAAGCCCCTTCCATTGATGCGAAGGAAGAGCTGTTGATGGAAATCCGCGATCTTTTAAAGAAGGATCGCGTCAGAGAAGAAGAAAATTAA
- a CDS encoding Bax inhibitor-1/YccA family protein — MYTHSMKTDHLPAVLRTFALSLGIATIGTLAGNFVPASLFLPLAILELVLLFIAFFLRRGKSMSYSFLYAFTFISGITTYPIVSHYVSTIGANVVIMALGTTTIVFAGLAVYATTTKRDLSFLGGMLMAALLALIVIGIFNIIWPISSTAMLAYSFIGVLVFSGYVLYDFNRMKHYGVTAEQVPLMALNLYLDFVNLFINILRIFGILSSKD; from the coding sequence ATGTACACACATAGTATGAAAACGGATCATTTACCTGCCGTGTTAAGGACATTTGCCTTATCATTAGGAATTGCTACTATCGGTACTTTAGCAGGGAATTTCGTTCCAGCTTCTCTGTTTTTACCATTGGCTATATTGGAGCTCGTATTGCTCTTTATCGCTTTCTTCTTGAGAAGAGGAAAGTCTATGTCATACTCCTTCCTTTATGCCTTTACCTTTATTTCAGGTATTACAACATATCCAATCGTGTCCCATTATGTTTCTACAATAGGCGCGAATGTTGTCATTATGGCATTAGGAACAACAACGATTGTATTTGCTGGACTGGCTGTTTATGCAACAACGACAAAACGTGACCTGTCCTTCCTTGGCGGCATGCTGATGGCAGCCTTGCTGGCATTAATCGTCATTGGAATTTTCAACATAATCTGGCCAATCAGCTCAACAGCAATGCTTGCTTATTCCTTTATCGGCGTGCTTGTATTCAGTGGATATGTGCTGTACGACTTTAACAGAATGAAGCATTATGGCGTAACTGCAGAGCAGGTTCCATTAATGGCATTGAATCTGTATTTGGATTTTGTTAACCTATTCATCAACATCTTGCGAATTTTTGGGATTCTCTCAAGCAAGGACTAA
- a CDS encoding acyl-CoA thioesterase, with the protein MEGSKYCSESLVIKTSLVFPTDTNTYGTLFGGKLMAYIDDTAAIAAMRHARKHIVTASTDSVDFLHPIQEGNSVCLEAFVTYTGTSSMEVFVKVTAEDLLSGEKNLCALSFLTMVAIDEHGKPTAVPQVVPQTEEEISLFESGKVRAQMRRNRKAETQELARKYKSK; encoded by the coding sequence ATGGAAGGTTCTAAATATTGCAGTGAGTCGCTCGTTATAAAAACGAGCCTTGTTTTCCCTACAGATACGAACACATACGGTACTTTGTTCGGAGGGAAACTGATGGCATACATCGATGATACGGCTGCTATTGCTGCCATGAGACATGCAAGAAAACATATTGTAACAGCCTCGACAGATTCAGTCGATTTTCTTCATCCAATTCAAGAAGGAAATTCAGTTTGCTTAGAAGCATTTGTCACTTATACAGGAACATCCTCTATGGAAGTGTTTGTAAAGGTGACAGCAGAAGACTTGCTGTCAGGGGAAAAGAATCTCTGTGCTCTCAGCTTTTTAACTATGGTCGCTATAGATGAACATGGCAAACCGACAGCGGTGCCGCAGGTTGTCCCGCAAACAGAAGAAGAAATCAGTCTGTTTGAATCAGGTAAAGTGCGGGCCCAGATGAGAAGAAACAGGAAAGCAGAAACACAGGAGCTTGCTCGGAAATATAAGTCAAAATGA
- a CDS encoding magnesium transporter CorA family protein, with product MIFLKKYHMSNWVWYALEKMEEIDQIEAELNLQMEDWGKIINEKKGNYLEMDTSIIGKESLSGSLIYNRKIEERGDYELFYFFICGNTLITLDYHDNSLHLKDRTTIIRAAKNAESSVDGFMVILGNIMTDILYHIDAYEEKLDELIWDVKEKNSTNTLDKIYQSRHEILIWKNVMMPFLELKFAIEEAFGDAVNNGRDYKRVSKRIQRGLTLVDEYEKELNNLVHFEEVVSQHRGNEIMKTLTVFTALCTPIMALGALWGMNFKYMPELDWKYGYAISLALIVLTTVIIYAYLKTRGWMGDLLRAKKKNSFFQ from the coding sequence GTGATCTTTTTGAAAAAGTATCACATGAGCAACTGGGTATGGTATGCACTTGAAAAGATGGAAGAGATCGATCAAATAGAGGCAGAACTGAATTTACAGATGGAAGACTGGGGAAAAATCATTAATGAGAAAAAAGGTAACTATTTAGAGATGGACACCTCAATAATTGGCAAGGAATCATTGAGCGGGTCCCTTATCTATAATCGAAAGATCGAGGAACGAGGCGATTATGAGCTGTTTTACTTCTTTATATGCGGCAATACGCTTATAACATTGGACTATCATGATAACAGCCTCCATCTAAAAGACAGGACTACTATTATTCGTGCGGCAAAAAACGCAGAGTCCTCTGTTGATGGCTTTATGGTGATACTTGGCAATATTATGACAGACATTTTGTATCATATTGATGCATATGAGGAAAAGCTTGATGAGCTAATTTGGGATGTAAAAGAAAAAAACAGTACAAATACATTAGATAAGATTTATCAGTCTCGCCATGAAATACTTATTTGGAAAAACGTAATGATGCCGTTTTTAGAGCTGAAGTTTGCGATAGAGGAAGCATTTGGTGATGCTGTGAATAATGGCAGAGATTATAAGCGTGTTTCTAAAAGAATTCAAAGAGGCCTTACTTTAGTAGATGAATATGAAAAGGAATTAAATAATCTCGTCCACTTTGAAGAGGTTGTTTCCCAGCACCGCGGAAATGAAATTATGAAGACATTAACGGTTTTTACTGCCCTTTGCACGCCAATCATGGCACTTGGAGCATTATGGGGTATGAACTTTAAATACATGCCTGAGCTTGATTGGAAATACGGCTATGCTATTTCCCTAGCCTTAATCGTCCTGACTACTGTCATTATTTATGCTTATTTGAAAACACGGGGCTGGATGGGCGATCTTTTAAGAGCCAAAAAGAAAAATTCTTTTTTTCAGTAG
- a CDS encoding sensor histidine kinase, giving the protein MSIIQRQIIWGISIALILLIFTSAVFLLVFPPDSWSDIWDKQVLDIPFVLFVVSADVAIGLFFGVLSGYSWRKQFNALDGMIHSGEKNKELDRESSGFYEEIHSLGTKITSVQNKLKEQIKLSQKLVTEQAENQHTRVQAVIADERNRLARELHDSVSQQLFAASMLLSAINERRQPDGDPVETKQLKLVEETIHQSQLEMRALLLHLRPAALKDKTLKEGIMELLSELLQKVEMQITWKLEEFILDKGIEDHLFRILQESVSNTLRHAKASKLDVQLLHREEYVILRVMDDGIGFDVEESKTGSYGLQNMHERAAEIGGQLKIISLQQQGTRLEVKVPMILDEEEKG; this is encoded by the coding sequence ATGAGCATCATACAACGGCAAATTATATGGGGAATAAGCATTGCATTAATTTTGCTGATTTTCACTTCTGCTGTCTTTTTGCTCGTGTTTCCGCCGGACAGCTGGAGTGATATTTGGGATAAACAGGTTCTTGATATTCCTTTTGTCTTGTTCGTCGTTAGTGCAGATGTGGCGATTGGGCTCTTTTTTGGAGTGTTGAGCGGTTACTCATGGAGAAAGCAGTTTAATGCTCTTGATGGTATGATTCACAGCGGGGAAAAGAATAAGGAGCTGGACCGGGAAAGCTCAGGCTTTTATGAAGAAATACATTCTTTAGGGACCAAAATAACAAGTGTGCAAAACAAGCTGAAGGAGCAAATTAAACTATCGCAGAAGCTTGTCACAGAGCAGGCTGAGAATCAGCATACAAGAGTTCAAGCTGTCATTGCTGATGAACGGAACCGCCTTGCCAGAGAGCTTCATGATTCTGTGAGCCAGCAGCTTTTCGCTGCCTCCATGCTCTTATCTGCTATCAACGAAAGAAGACAGCCTGATGGTGATCCTGTTGAAACAAAGCAGCTAAAGCTTGTTGAAGAGACCATTCACCAGTCGCAGCTGGAAATGCGGGCACTGCTGCTGCACTTAAGACCTGCGGCATTAAAGGATAAAACCTTAAAAGAGGGCATAATGGAGTTATTATCAGAGCTTTTGCAAAAAGTGGAAATGCAAATTACGTGGAAGCTCGAGGAATTTATATTGGATAAAGGTATAGAAGACCATTTATTCCGAATTCTGCAGGAATCTGTCTCAAATACACTCAGGCATGCTAAAGCAAGCAAGCTCGATGTGCAGCTGCTACATAGAGAAGAGTACGTCATCTTAAGGGTTATGGATGACGGCATCGGATTTGATGTGGAAGAGAGCAAAACAGGTTCTTATGGTCTGCAAAATATGCATGAGCGGGCAGCTGAAATCGGCGGCCAGCTGAAAATAATCAGCTTGCAGCAGCAAGGGACACGGCTTGAGGTGAAAGTGCCGATGATTTTAGATGAGGAGGAGAAAGGATGA
- a CDS encoding response regulator transcription factor, with translation MIRVLFVDDHEMVRIGVSSYLSAQADIEVVGEADNGRTAIDMALELRPDIILMDLVMKEMDGIEATKHIIEAWPEAKIIIVTSFLDDEKVYPALQAGATSYMLKTSKASEIADAVRSTFKGQIVLEPEVTDKMMMKMREKPQSLLHDELTAREMEILLLMAEGKSNQEIADALFIAIKTVKTHVSNILSKLQVQDRTQAVIYAFKYRLVE, from the coding sequence ATGATAAGAGTTCTGTTTGTCGACGATCACGAGATGGTCCGGATAGGCGTTTCCTCTTACTTATCAGCACAAGCGGACATTGAGGTTGTCGGTGAAGCTGACAATGGAAGAACGGCCATAGATATGGCTTTAGAATTACGCCCTGACATCATCTTAATGGATTTAGTCATGAAGGAAATGGACGGGATTGAAGCAACAAAACACATTATCGAAGCGTGGCCGGAGGCGAAGATCATTATAGTTACAAGCTTTTTGGATGATGAGAAGGTATATCCAGCATTGCAGGCAGGAGCGACCAGCTATATGCTGAAAACATCGAAGGCAAGTGAAATAGCAGATGCCGTCCGCTCCACCTTCAAAGGACAAATTGTCCTCGAGCCGGAAGTCACTGATAAGATGATGATGAAGATGCGGGAGAAGCCGCAAAGCTTACTTCATGACGAACTAACAGCAAGAGAGATGGAAATACTGCTGCTCATGGCCGAAGGAAAAAGCAACCAGGAAATAGCAGATGCATTGTTCATTGCTATCAAAACAGTTAAGACCCATGTGAGCAATATTTTAAGCAAGCTTCAAGTACAGGATAGAACACAAGCCGTCATTTATGCCTTTAAGTACAGGCTAGTTGAATAA